The Tubulanus polymorphus chromosome 6, tnTubPoly1.2, whole genome shotgun sequence genome includes a region encoding these proteins:
- the LOC141906644 gene encoding uncharacterized protein LOC141906644, with translation MMLKNCFVLICVVVLLQLGNIHSTEFSRMRRDESDRYITTHTHRTGKITHGQEINYSCSIAVGKSEPNTTLIYQQKKRNSESWGPLLGGIEPHRYVKEKIRAYADLNFTADFKLHNGTSFRCLVKENSTYPKPCQFDIIVVHETDHSTTDLPKTKSDPYHRTIKDRNTTDQPTIDRTILYFACGATGIILIVIIAVVIICVIVIIRRYRHRSSVEGHVDTSTQPQQLETGEGHVNTSTRPLQLESRNDELYIYEDPDDCRNSDNFSKRKLLRNAETRLQHNTQTHKAMRAEKGRDTTPYMDMTAGKGKDTTSYMDMEAGKDTDTTPYMNIEAGKAASLKKETVHT, from the exons ATGATGTTGAAGAACTGTTTCGTACTAATCTGCGTCGTAGTTTTACTACAACTGGGAAATATACACAGTACAGAATTTTCTCGAATGAGGAGAGATGAAA GCGATCGGTATATCACAACTCATACACATCGAACCGGCAAGATAACCCATGGACAAGAGATAAACTATAGTTGTAGCATAGCGGTTGGAAAGTCAGAACCTAACACAACATTGATATATCAACagaagaaacgaaattctgaATCATGGGGCCCGCTTCTTGGAGGTATAGAACCTCACAGATATGTCAAAGAGAAAATACGCGCTTACGCTGATTTAAACTTCACAGCAGATTTCAAACTACACAATGGAACGTCATTTAGATGTCTAGTAAAGGAAAACTCTACATATCCGAAACCTTGTCAGTTTGATATAATTGTAGTTCATGAAACCG ATCATTCAACTACTGATCTACCGAAG ACTAAATCAGACCCCTATCACCGGACCATTAAAGACCGAAACACAACTGACCAGCCCACAATTGATCGGACCATTCTCTACTTCGCCTGCGGAGCGACTGGAATCATTTTGATCGTTATCATCGCTGTTGTCATCATTTGCGTCATTGTCATCATTCGCAG ATACAGACATCGTTCGTCCGTTGAAGGTCATGTGGATACTTCAACACAACCGCAACAGCTTGAAACCGGTGAAGGTCATGTGAACACTTCAACTCGACCTCTTCAGCTTGAATCAAGAAATGACGAGTTGTACATCTACGAAGATCCGGATGATTGCAGAAATTccgataatttttcaaaaagaaaacttcTGAGGAATGCTGAAACTAGATTACAACATAACACGCAAACTCATAAAGCCATGAGAGCCGAGAAGGGCAGAGACACAACTCCTTATATGGATATGACAGCCGGGAAGGGTAAAGATACAACTTCTTATATGGATATGGAAGCCGGAAAGGACACAGATACAACTCCTTATATGAATATAGAAGCCGGGAAGGCGGCAAGTTTAAAGAAAGAAACAGTTcatacataa